Proteins found in one Pelmatolapia mariae isolate MD_Pm_ZW linkage group LG7, Pm_UMD_F_2, whole genome shotgun sequence genomic segment:
- the bspry gene encoding B box and SPRY domain-containing protein yields MSGSPGKTSLAAATSDTESGIYSVESELCVDHESELDWFCGTEQKLICSHCATVGSCQGHTVTPLATRVTRVRNKLVDVCEKMQLQALRIERFIEQTLAAKEQKLQAAASRAREQVLAQVSAAREALEEEEQRLLEEVQREEERVEQCLLTQRAHWGQALTNLTQTRSRLVHTLTNTPDAQLVTSVQEIAERVEEAEGVGEPCDTDQLSLNPCCTESKLLRGLWATAVLLGPNAYGSSCLKFDERTVSPLLSLSEDFCTLTFLHKKPRQSPPYDPARFDSWPNALGSVSMSSGTHSWVVDVGQSGAFKVGVCYASLERKGSGNEARLGHNSQSWVLSHYDGDYSFCHAGKKVPLQVARRPERVGLLLDWQSQMLLFYEPHSCAVLYSVSQNFSAPLLPAFAVTDRSITILH; encoded by the exons ATGAGTGGCAGTCCCGGAAAAACCTCACTGGCTGCGGCCACCTCCGACACCGAGTCCGGGATCTACTCTGTTGAGAGTGAGCTGTGTGTGGACCACGAATCCGAGCTGGACTGGTTCTGCGGCACCGAGCAGAAACTCATCTGCTCCCACTGCGCCACCGTGGGCTCCTGCCAGGGACACACCGTGACCCCTCTGGCCACCAGAGTCACCAGAGTCAGG AACAAACTGGTGGACGTGTGTGAGAAAATGCAGCTGCAGGCCCTGAGGATTGAGAGGTTTATCGAGCAGACACTGGCAGCCAAAGAGCAGAAGCTTCAG GCAGCGGCGAGCAGGGCGAGGGAGCAGGTGCTGGCTCAGGTGAGCGCGGCACGTGAAgctctggaggaggaggagcagcgtCTCTTGGAGGAGgtgcagagagaggaggagcgTGTGGAGCAGTGTCTCCTCACCCAGAGAGCCCACTGGGGCCAAGCGTTGACGAATCTGACGCAAACACGCTCCCGCCTGGTGCACACGCTGACGAACACTCCCGACGCACAGCTGGTG aCCAGTGTCCAGGAGATAGCTGAAAg GGTGGAGGAGGCAGAGGGGGTCGGGGAGCCCTGTGACACAGACCAGCTCAGCCTGAACCCGTGCTGCACTGAAAGCAAGCTGCTGAGGGGTCTGTGGGCTACTGCAGTGCTGCTCGGGCCAAACG CTTATGGATCATCATGTTTAAAGTTCGATGAGCGCACAGTCAGccctcttctctctctgtctgaggACTTCTGCACTTTAACTTTCCTCCACAAAAAACCGCGCCAGTCTCCACCCTACGACCCAGCACGATTTGACTCTTGGCCCAACGCCTTAGGCTCGGTGTCTATGTCCTCTGGCACCCACAGCTGGGTGGTAGACGTGGGCCAGAGCGGCGCCTTTAAAGTCGGGGTCTGCTACGCCTCCCTGGAGCGCAAAGGTTCTGGGAACGAGGCTCGACTGGGCCACAACAGTCAGTCCTGGGTGCTGTCTCACTACGACGGAGACTACTCCTTCTGCCACGCAGGGAAGAAGGTGCCGCTACAAGTGGCGAGGAGGCCAGAGAGGGTGGGCCTGCTGCTGGACTGGCAAAGTCAGATGCTGCTGTTTTACGAGCCACACTCCTGCGCTGTGCTGTACTCAGTCTCACAGAACTTCAGTGCCCCGCTGCTGCCAGCCTTTGCCGTGACTGACCGCAGTATCACCATACTGCActga
- the LOC134631702 gene encoding ATP-dependent RNA helicase DDX54-like: MNRLTEPALIRLDVDSKLSDQIKLSFFHLRVDDKPALLLHLLRNVVKPQEQTVVFAATKHHVEYLKELLSSEGLECAYIYSALDQTARKINIGKFVHRKAMVLLVTDVAARGIDIPLLDNVINYNFPSKAKLFLHRGGEQLCAERTK; encoded by the exons ATGAACC GCCTGACAGAACCTGCACTGATTCGTTTGGATGTGGATTCCAAGCTCAGTGATCAGATCAAG CTGTCATTCTTCCACCTGCGTGTGGATGACAAGCCGGCTCTGCTGCTCCACCTCCTGAGGAATGTAGTGAAGCCTCAGGAACAGACAGTGGTCTTTGCTGCCACCAAACACCATGTGGAGTACCTAAAGGAG CTGCTGTCGTCAGAAGGTTTAGAGTGTGCCTACATCTACAGTGCCCTTGATCAGACCGCCAGGAAGATCAACATTGGGAAATTTGTGCATCGGAAAGCCATGGTGCTTCTGGTGACTGATGTTGCTGCTCGTGGTATAGACATCCCCCTGCTGGATAATGTCATCAATTACAACTTCCCCTCCAAGGCTAAACTTTTCTTGCACAGAGGTGGTGAGCAGCTGTGTGCAGAACGAACAAAGTGA
- the LOC134631701 gene encoding ATP-dependent RNA helicase DDX54-like, translated as MENMVAVLVILGECLLSSQVLYSEHSSSSKTPASEVVWAKRSKDTRLVDKFSKQREDRALESRLKQPINPTTTADCDITEKDESDLNGVFSEVVGGKRRGQQEDGEERPKTKKKRQSGKDEEYYIPYRPKDFDSERGLSLGGEGSAFEQQASSAVLDLMGDEGDRLNQQKKMMKWDRKRKRFVRETGKEDQKKKIKTDSGQVISNKKNRKNFYEEWKKKYKIDDTGSGSDGETGGGGRKPARGRGRGRRGPNVQSSGDHKARSELKTKDQIMKQRKKKQKHQFLQGGGMRKLRSKNKKWLGEVKKSGFGRGGHKKGKLRKKL; from the exons ATGGAGAACATGGTGGCAGTTTTGGTGATCTTAGGTGAATGCTTGTTGAGCAGCCAGGTGCTGTACTCTGAGCACAG CTCCAGTAGTAAGACACCAGCCAGTGAGGTGGTGTGGGCCAAACGCTCTAAAGACACTCGGCTAGTGGACAAATTCAGCAAGCAGAGAGAGGACCGAGCCCTAGAAAGCAGGCTGAAGCAGCCAATCAACCCCACCACTACTGCTGACTGTGACATCACAGAAAAGGATGAGAGTGATCTAAAT GGGGTGTTTTCAGAGGTGGTAGGTGGTAAAAGAAGAGGTCAGCAGGAAGATGGTGAAGAACGACCAAAGACCAAGAAAAAGAGGCAGTCGGGCAAAGATGAAGAGTATTATATCCCTTACAGACCCAAAGACTTTGACTCTGAGAGAGG GTTGAGTCTCGGTGGAGAGGGCAGTGCTTTTGAACAGCAGGCCTCTTCAGCTGTCCTTGATCTCATGGGAGATGAAGGCGATCGCCTTAaccagcagaagaaaatgatgaAATG GGACCGTAAGAGGAAGCGTTTTGTGAGAGAAACGGGAAAAGAAGACCAGaagaagaagatcaaaacagacAGCGGTCAGGTTATCAGTAACAAGAAGAACAGGAAGAACTT TTATGAGGAGTGgaagaaaaaatacaagatTGATGATACAGGATCTGGATCAGATGGAGAAACAGGCGGAGGAGGCAGGAAGCCAGCAAGAG GTCGTGGCCGTGGCCGACGAGGTCCAAACGTACAGAGCTCCGGTGACCACAAAGCACGCTCGGAGCTGAAAACAAAGGATCAGATCATGAAGCAGCGCAAGAAAAAGCAGAAGCACCAGTTCCTGCAGGGCGGGGGGATGAGGAAGCTCCGCTCCAAGAACAAAAAGTGGCTCGGAGAAGTTAAAAAGTCAGGTTTTGGAAGGGGTGGCCATAAGAAAGGCAAGCTGAGGAAGAAACTGTGA